One window from the genome of Saccharomyces mikatae IFO 1815 strain IFO1815 genome assembly, chromosome: 6 encodes:
- the TRE1 gene encoding Tre1p (similar to Saccharomyces cerevisiae TRE2 (YOR256C) and TRE1 (YPL176C); ancestral locus Anc_8.702): MINTRGYTAVPNNEGSISNTQDELNAEAFEPDMGMPLEPPVYVEEMEMEEPPLSEAFTEKIQRFRTCFENNVIIPVREKVVDPLAQLITLASEKFDFLLSKIGNVMVMRRIFYIILMSIIAALIIASDRLPNGKARGSNGLFSDHDLLLQYARKSIDLSKIERDLEYISSMPHMSGTSGDAAIRHYIKESFDKNGIRLAGEEEFMAYSNYPGNASLHVYPKDDTEGFEIPLSDENFSPMSPNGELRNISVIYANKASLDDMVSLQDQGLLNSDFILLVHYGDYVFQQMVMAQEYGAKAVIFISDPYKDNKDVVQMKSVALPQNGTGDALTPEWEGPLRDPIDVSEAKYLPKIPSIPISNNQGEKILSKLSDTGVKFSNHKFSGSYNDCRLDLLIQTAIRERHPVHDIVGKIEGSEQAAKAIVISAPRNSVSYGAMYPSFGTVILLSLIQLYQEMVYKFDWKPLRNIYFISFGGSEFNEAGATELMEKRTEVLKSEIYAMIDVGQIGIWDDSNDLDIQCHPLLADLFQKNMTSRKFNVEVNNVHQFGDWTPYLARGMPVAIISSPRVVSRDLPIGTVEDKFDDIKEKLRDKKKGEVLSEIMLYLIEKSLELVDDPFIPFSISSYVDFLSSTLKGLQKECSNSVSFDEVFSGMALWEKTKQQFEKWKGQWTDLMYGNGIYIEPTIIAINRWSWNYLLSRIGTNQCLEDGLAERTFYKNIIFGPKLWVEKSDPLRSWTFPEIRDSITSKDWSSVQVQLNTLGTILQNTANTFLENKNLHGINTEEF; this comes from the coding sequence ATGATAAATACTAGGGGCTATACAGCCGTTCCGAACAATGAAGGATCAATTAGTAACACACAAGATGAGCTGAACGCGGAAGCATTTGAGCCAGATATGGGAATGCCTTTAGAACCTCCTGTATATGTAGAAGAGATGGAAATGGAAGAACCACCGCTATCAGAAGCATTTACTGAGAAAATTCAACGGTTTAGAACAtgctttgaaaataatgtgATTATTCCAGTGAGGGAAAAGGTTGTGGATCCATTAGCGCAGCTGATTACTTTAGCctctgaaaaatttgattttcttttgagtaAAATAGGTAATGTTATGGTGATGAGGAGGATATTTTACATCATATTGATGTCTATCATCGCAGCTCTGATTATTGCGAGTGATAGGCTACCCAATGGGAAAGCTCGAGGTTCGAATGGATTATTTTCAGATCACGACCTTCTCCTACAATACGCTAGAAAATCGATAGATCTTTCAAAGATAGAAAGAGATTTGGAATATATTAGTAGCATGCCCCACATGTCAGGAACAAGTGGAGACGCTGCTATCCGACATTATATCAAAGAGTCTTTCGACAAAAACGGTATAAGGCTAGCCGGAGAAGAGGAGTTCATGGCGTATTCGAATTATCCAGGAAATGCATCACTACATGTATATCCAAAGGATGATACAGAGGGATTTGAGATCCCATTATCTGATGAGAATTTTAGCCCAATGAGCCCGAATGGTGAATTGAGAAACATATCAGTCATTTATGCTAACAAAGCATCATTGGATGATATGGTTTCTTTACAGGATCAAGGTCTTTTAAATAGTGACTTTATTTTACTAGTGCATTACGGAGATTATGTTTTCCAACAAATGGTGATGGCACAAGAATATGGGGCGAAAGCAGTCATCTTTATTTCAGATCCTtataaagataataaagaTGTGGTACAAATGAAATCTGTTGCATTGCCGCAAAATGGTACTGGTGATGCCCTAACACCTGAGTGGGAGGGGCCCTTAAGGGACCCTATTGATGTGTCAGAAGCCAAATATTTGCCCAAAATTCCATCCATACCCATATCTAATAATCaaggagaaaaaatactatcTAAATTATCTGACACTGGTGTGAAATTTTCTAATCATAAATTCAGTGGGTCGTATAACGACTGTCGCCTTGATTTACTGATTCAAACAGCAATCCGGGAACGCCACCCGGTTCACGATATAGTTGGTAAAATTGAAGGATCGGAGCAAGCTGCTAAGGCAATTGTTATTTCTGCCCCGAGGAACTCTGTTAGTTATGGTGCTATGTATCCGTCTTTTGGTACtgttattttattatcctTGATCCAACTTTACCAAGAAATGGTTTACAAATTTGATTGGAAACCTTTAAGAAATATCTATTTCATTTCGTTTGGCGGTTCCGAATTTAATGAAGCAGGAGCTACAGAATTAATGGAGAAGAGAACAGAAGTATTGAAAAGCGAGATATATGCAATGATTGACGTTGGTCAAATTGGTATATGGGATGACAGTAATGATTTGGATATACAATGTCATCCGCTGCTAGCagatctttttcaaaagaacatGACGAGCCGTAAATTTAATGTTGAAGTAAATAACGTTCATCAGTTTGGTGACTGGACGCCGTATCTAGCGCGGGGTATGCCAGTTGCAATCATATCATCACCGAGAGTTGTGAGTAGAGATCTTCCGATAGGCACTGTAGAAGACAAATTCGAtgatatcaaagaaaaactaagGGATAAAAAGAAGGGGGAAGTTCTTTCTGAGATAATGCTATAccttattgaaaaatcacTTGAACTTGTTGATGATCCGTTTATCCCGTTCAGCATATCAAGCTACgtagattttctttcaagtaCTCTAAAAGGGCTTCAGAAAGAATGTTCCAATAGCGTTAGTTTTGATGAAGTGTTTTCAGGCATGGCATTATGGGAAAAAACCAAACAGCAATTCGAAAAATGGAAAGGCCAATGGACCGATCTCATGTATGGGAACGGTATATACATAGAGCCTACCATTATTGCCATTAACCGTTGGTCATGGAACTACCTACTTTCGCGAATTGGTACTAATCAATGTTTAGAAGATGGTTTGGCAGAGAGAACCTTTTACAAGAACATTATTTTTGGGCCCAAACTTTGGGTCGAAAAAAGCGATCCACTTCGTTCGTGGACTTTCCCCGAAATTAGAGATTCTATTACAAGCAAGGACTGGAGCTCTGTGCAGGTTCAACTAAACACACTGGGCACAATTTTGCAAAACACGGCAAATACTTTCCTAGAGAATAAAAATCTTCATGGAATAAACACCGAAGAGTTCTGA